In Rubrobacter radiotolerans DSM 5868, a genomic segment contains:
- the nrdR gene encoding transcriptional regulator NrdR: MQCPYCDHEDTRVIDSRLSESKDAIRRRRECLAPGCGKRFTTYERREPIRIVVLKRDGGKESFDREKLLAGVMKACAKQRVTEEQVEDLVDEVEAELRERRRHEVTSRRLGDMVLVRLKRLDMVAYLRFASVYRQYTDVDQFRSELVRLASVAER; encoded by the coding sequence ATGCAATGTCCGTACTGTGATCACGAAGACACGAGGGTTATAGACTCGCGGCTCTCGGAGTCGAAGGACGCCATCCGGCGTCGGCGGGAGTGTCTGGCCCCGGGTTGCGGGAAGCGGTTTACGACCTATGAGCGGCGCGAGCCGATCCGCATCGTGGTTCTAAAGCGCGACGGGGGCAAGGAGAGCTTCGACCGGGAGAAGTTGCTCGCCGGGGTCATGAAGGCGTGCGCCAAGCAGCGGGTCACCGAGGAGCAGGTCGAGGATCTTGTGGATGAGGTGGAGGCCGAGCTTCGCGAGCGGCGGCGGCACGAAGTGACGTCCCGGCGGCTCGGTGATATGGTGCTCGTTCGCCTGAAGAGGTTGGACATGGTGGCGTACCTCAGGTTCGCCTCCGTCTACCGGCAGTACACGGATGTGGACCAGTTCCGCTCGGAGCTTGTCCGGCTGGCGTCCGTGGCGGAGCGGTGA
- the tadA gene encoding tRNA adenosine(34) deaminase TadA — protein MMRLALRAAAEAAGRGEVPVGAVVARDGEVISVAANEREAMNDPTAHAELLAIRRAARRLGGWRLTGCTLYATLEPCPMCAGAAHAARIDRLVYAAPDPKAGYAGTLHSIPQDPHLNHAISVRAGLLAEESAALLRQFFRVRRAQRRPTGDKRKPETQS, from the coding sequence ATGATGCGACTTGCGCTGCGGGCCGCGGCCGAGGCCGCCGGAAGAGGTGAGGTCCCGGTTGGGGCGGTGGTGGCGCGGGACGGGGAGGTGATCTCGGTCGCAGCGAACGAGCGGGAGGCCATGAACGACCCGACCGCTCACGCAGAGCTGCTCGCCATTCGCCGGGCCGCCCGGCGTCTCGGCGGTTGGCGGCTCACGGGATGCACGCTCTACGCGACCCTCGAGCCCTGCCCGATGTGCGCCGGAGCTGCTCATGCGGCCCGGATAGACCGCCTCGTCTACGCCGCCCCGGACCCGAAAGCTGGTTATGCCGGGACCCTTCACAGTATCCCGCAGGACCCGCACCTCAACCATGCCATCTCCGTCCGCGCGGGTCTGCTCGCCGAAGAGTCCGCCGCTCTTCTCCGGCAGTTCTTCCGGGTCCGCAGAGCGCAGCGCAGGCCGACAGGAGATAAACGTAAACCTGAGACTCAAAGTTAG
- a CDS encoding argininosuccinate synthase, which translates to MTNSTSDLAGKKVVLAYSGGLDTSVCLKWFLEQGAEPYALYLDLGQGEPAEDVREKAIGIGAADAFVRDAKEEFVNDYIAPAIKANAMYGGEYPLFTALGRPLIAKKLVEAAREVGATHIAHGSTGKGNDQVRFDVTTASIAPDLTVVAPVRDWGMNRPEEIAYAEKHGLPFSPDITKKSPYSIDANLYGRSIEAGPLEDPNYEPQSDVYKITADPTDAPDTPTYVEIGFEQGLPVSLDGERLSLLDLLVDLGEVAGTHGVGRIDMIEDRLVGIKSREIYEAPAGVSIIQAHKALESMTLTKDVIRFKAAIEQRYAELTYDGLWFTPLKSALDAFIEETQKTVTGTVRLRLYKGSATVVGRTAEKALYSKDLATYDAGSTFDEAAAAGFITLWGLPARQWADVNGDSNKA; encoded by the coding sequence ATGACAAATTCGACTTCGGACCTCGCAGGCAAGAAGGTGGTGCTCGCGTACTCGGGCGGGCTAGACACGTCGGTCTGCCTGAAGTGGTTTCTTGAGCAGGGAGCCGAGCCGTACGCGCTCTACCTCGACCTCGGGCAGGGTGAGCCCGCCGAAGACGTGCGGGAGAAGGCTATCGGGATCGGGGCGGCGGACGCCTTCGTGCGCGACGCAAAGGAGGAGTTCGTAAACGACTACATCGCCCCGGCGATAAAGGCGAACGCGATGTACGGCGGCGAGTACCCGCTCTTCACCGCGCTCGGACGGCCGCTTATCGCAAAGAAGCTCGTCGAGGCGGCGCGCGAGGTCGGGGCGACGCACATCGCCCACGGCTCGACGGGGAAGGGGAACGACCAGGTCCGCTTCGACGTAACGACGGCCTCTATCGCTCCGGACCTCACCGTTGTCGCCCCGGTCCGCGACTGGGGAATGAACCGGCCGGAGGAGATCGCCTACGCCGAGAAACACGGTCTGCCGTTCTCGCCGGACATCACGAAGAAGTCTCCGTACTCTATCGACGCGAACCTCTACGGACGCTCCATCGAGGCCGGACCGCTCGAAGACCCGAACTACGAGCCGCAGTCAGACGTCTACAAGATCACGGCCGATCCCACAGACGCCCCCGACACCCCGACCTACGTCGAGATCGGCTTCGAGCAGGGCCTCCCCGTCTCCCTCGACGGCGAGCGGCTCTCGCTCCTCGACTTGCTGGTGGACCTCGGTGAAGTCGCCGGCACGCACGGCGTCGGACGCATCGACATGATCGAAGACAGGCTCGTCGGGATAAAGAGCCGGGAGATCTACGAAGCCCCCGCCGGAGTGTCCATAATTCAGGCTCACAAGGCGCTCGAATCCATGACGCTCACAAAGGACGTGATCCGCTTCAAGGCCGCCATAGAGCAGCGCTACGCCGAGCTTACCTACGACGGCCTCTGGTTCACCCCCCTCAAGTCTGCCCTCGACGCCTTTATCGAGGAGACCCAGAAGACCGTGACCGGCACCGTCCGCCTGCGCCTCTACAAAGGCTCCGCAACCGTTGTCGGCCGCACCGCCGAGAAGGCCCTCTATAGCAAGGACCTCGCCACCTACGACGCTGGAAGCACCTTCGACGAAGCCGCAGCAGCAGGCTTCATCACCCTCTGGGGACTCCCCGCTCGCCAGTGGGCCGACGTGAACGGCGACTCGAACAAAGCCTAA
- a CDS encoding GNAT family N-acetyltransferase produces MRDFALRPATQEDLPFLREMLYEAVHWPPERGEKPPPEEVFSAPEMRRYLEGWGRPGDAGFIAVAGGGERVGAAWRRLMTAREPGYGFVDERTPEVAVAVAPEARGRGVGSALVEALISSARLSGCEALSLSVDDRDNRAVSLYRRLGFRTVEERESDALMKLDLKQSD; encoded by the coding sequence GTGAGGGACTTCGCCTTGAGGCCCGCGACGCAGGAGGACCTGCCCTTCTTGCGGGAGATGCTCTACGAGGCGGTCCACTGGCCGCCGGAGAGGGGCGAGAAGCCCCCGCCGGAGGAGGTATTCTCCGCGCCGGAGATGCGACGCTACCTCGAAGGGTGGGGACGACCGGGCGATGCGGGCTTCATCGCTGTTGCCGGCGGCGGAGAGAGGGTCGGCGCGGCCTGGCGGCGCCTGATGACCGCTCGGGAGCCGGGCTACGGGTTCGTGGACGAACGGACGCCGGAGGTCGCCGTCGCGGTCGCACCGGAGGCTCGCGGTCGCGGGGTCGGGAGCGCCCTCGTGGAAGCCCTGATCTCCTCAGCGCGCCTCTCGGGCTGCGAGGCACTGAGCCTGAGCGTGGACGACCGGGACAACCGGGCCGTCAGCCTCTACCGGAGGCTCGGGTTCCGGACTGTAGAGGAGCGAGAGAGCGACGCCCTAATGAAGCTTGACCTGAAACAGAGCGACTAG
- a CDS encoding ACT domain-containing protein yields the protein MCRLPETARVEVSERARLFSVTRTAGELSLVCEERHVPGDAEVEGDWRAFVVSGPLAFTLTGVISSLTAPLAEAGVPVFVLSTFETDYLLVRGTDLPHAVETLRTAGYAVASEAE from the coding sequence GTGTGCCGCCTGCCAGAGACGGCCCGCGTGGAGGTCTCGGAGCGGGCGAGGCTCTTCAGCGTAACGCGCACCGCGGGCGAGCTCTCCCTGGTCTGCGAGGAGCGGCACGTCCCCGGGGACGCGGAGGTCGAGGGCGACTGGCGGGCGTTCGTCGTTTCGGGGCCGCTGGCGTTCACCCTGACGGGTGTGATCTCTTCTCTCACCGCACCGCTCGCGGAGGCCGGCGTACCGGTCTTCGTCCTCTCGACCTTCGAGACGGACTACCTGCTCGTGAGGGGGACCGACCTCCCGCACGCTGTCGAGACGCTCCGGACGGCCGGGTACGCCGTTGCGAGCGAGGCAGAGTAA
- a CDS encoding arginine repressor, with amino-acid sequence MSEDGMKATGVDKVTRQGIILTLISERELGTQQGVVEALAEEGVEVGQATVSRDLAELGVLKVGNRYLALPHDPGSAGIEVLPSFIVGLTAAQNQVVVQTRDGTAGAVSSVLDRVRGIPLIGTIAGQDTVLIITPDNACAEEVATLISDVCRARTRPAGNVE; translated from the coding sequence ATGAGCGAGGACGGGATGAAGGCGACAGGCGTGGACAAGGTAACGCGGCAGGGGATAATCCTCACCCTTATAAGCGAGCGGGAGCTCGGGACACAGCAGGGCGTCGTTGAGGCGCTCGCCGAGGAGGGGGTCGAGGTCGGGCAGGCGACCGTGAGCCGCGACCTCGCCGAGCTCGGGGTGCTCAAGGTCGGCAACCGCTACCTAGCCCTGCCGCACGACCCGGGCTCCGCCGGGATAGAGGTCCTCCCGAGCTTTATCGTGGGGCTCACGGCGGCGCAGAACCAGGTCGTCGTCCAGACCCGCGACGGGACGGCCGGGGCGGTGTCGAGCGTCCTTGACCGGGTGCGGGGGATACCGCTTATCGGGACGATCGCCGGTCAGGACACCGTCCTTATAATCACCCCGGACAACGCGTGCGCCGAAGAGGTCGCGACGCTTATCTCCGACGTCTGCCGCGCGAGGACCCGTCCGGCCGGGAACGTCGAGTAG
- the argC gene encoding N-acetyl-gamma-glutamyl-phosphate reductase: MSLSVGVYGGSGYAGSELVRLLSAHPKVGSLSVASRGYAGRAVTEVYPHLVYGGEYVLPERIDASGLDVAFVAYGHRESAETVRELLEAGAGLVVDLSADFRLPEVGMYEEWYGAHPAPELFGEAHYGLPEVFGAAQGRRIIANPGCYPTAALLALAPVVRRAGGISSVTINALSGVSGAGAKPAVKTHFVSANENANAYGVSDGETNHRHTPEIETMLRRVGECPAVTFVPHLIPATRGEFETITVEFEGEVPDAREVLGWYAEDYGGWRFVEARENVPQLAHVANTNRARLSAANDRRAGKLVLFAALDNLLKGASGAAVQNMNLALGYAEDLGLEWLA, encoded by the coding sequence ATGAGCTTGAGCGTTGGAGTCTACGGCGGCAGCGGGTATGCGGGGTCGGAGCTTGTGCGGCTCCTCTCGGCGCACCCGAAGGTGGGGTCGCTTTCGGTGGCCTCGCGGGGGTATGCGGGGCGGGCGGTAACGGAGGTCTATCCGCATCTCGTGTACGGCGGGGAGTACGTCTTGCCGGAGAGGATAGACGCCTCGGGGCTCGATGTTGCGTTCGTGGCTTACGGGCACCGGGAGAGCGCGGAGACGGTGCGGGAGTTGCTGGAGGCGGGGGCCGGGCTTGTCGTGGACCTGTCGGCGGACTTCCGGCTTCCGGAGGTCGGGATGTATGAGGAGTGGTACGGGGCGCATCCCGCGCCGGAGCTTTTCGGAGAGGCGCACTACGGGCTTCCGGAGGTCTTTGGGGCGGCACAGGGACGTCGCATCATTGCGAACCCCGGCTGCTACCCGACGGCCGCCCTTCTTGCGCTTGCGCCGGTGGTGCGGCGGGCGGGGGGGATCTCTTCGGTGACGATCAACGCCCTTTCGGGAGTGAGCGGGGCCGGGGCGAAGCCCGCGGTAAAGACGCACTTCGTCTCCGCGAACGAGAACGCGAACGCCTACGGAGTTTCGGACGGAGAGACGAATCACCGCCACACGCCGGAGATCGAGACGATGCTCAGAAGGGTCGGGGAGTGTCCGGCCGTTACGTTCGTTCCGCACCTTATCCCCGCGACGCGCGGGGAGTTCGAGACGATCACGGTCGAGTTCGAGGGGGAGGTCCCGGACGCCCGGGAGGTGCTCGGGTGGTACGCCGAGGACTACGGCGGGTGGCGCTTCGTCGAGGCGCGCGAGAACGTGCCCCAGCTCGCGCACGTCGCGAACACGAACCGGGCGAGGCTCTCGGCGGCGAACGACCGGCGGGCCGGGAAGCTCGTGCTCTTCGCCGCGCTCGACAACCTGCTCAAGGGAGCGTCCGGAGCGGCGGTGCAGAACATGAACCTCGCGCTCGGCTACGCAGAGGACCTCGGCCTGGAATGGCTCGCGTAG
- the argJ gene encoding bifunctional glutamate N-acetyltransferase/amino-acid acetyltransferase ArgJ, translating into MNKDSGQRIKFAPGEALRGKGATAAEGFFAAGVSCGVRRAGELDLGLLFSGGPCVAAGAFTRNAFRGAPVGVTEEAVADGTLRAVAVNSGNANAATGAGGVEDARRMQTAAAEALGVEVGEVAVASTGVIGERLPVEKVEAGILDAAGRLGAGDDAFAEAILTTDTRPKQASATVRVAGKTVTVGGTAKGSGMIHPNMGTMLAFLTTDASVEREYLNRTFLAAVERSFNRVTVDGDTSPSDLALVLANGASGNEPLDADHPDAPAFAAAVEKVCVELARAIARDGEGATKLVTVVVRGAADEKSAAALAKSVAGSSLVKAAVFGEDANWGRALNALGYSGVAFDVGKAAIRFGEVEVFRGGEPVPHETAEANAQLSGEEVVIEVELGEGESEATAWGCDLTYGYVEINGSYRT; encoded by the coding sequence ATGAATAAAGATTCAGGACAGAGAATAAAGTTCGCACCCGGGGAGGCTCTCCGGGGCAAGGGCGCGACGGCGGCGGAGGGGTTCTTTGCTGCGGGTGTGTCGTGCGGGGTGCGGCGTGCGGGGGAGCTTGACCTGGGGCTGCTCTTCTCCGGGGGGCCGTGCGTTGCGGCCGGGGCGTTTACGCGCAACGCGTTCCGGGGGGCTCCGGTCGGCGTTACGGAGGAGGCGGTCGCGGACGGTACGCTGCGGGCGGTCGCCGTGAACAGCGGGAACGCGAACGCCGCGACGGGCGCGGGGGGAGTGGAGGACGCGAGGAGGATGCAGACTGCGGCGGCCGAGGCGCTCGGGGTGGAGGTTGGAGAGGTCGCGGTCGCTTCTACGGGCGTGATCGGGGAACGTTTGCCCGTCGAAAAGGTAGAGGCCGGCATACTGGATGCGGCCGGGAGACTCGGGGCAGGCGACGACGCGTTCGCGGAGGCGATCCTCACGACCGACACCCGCCCGAAGCAGGCGAGCGCGACGGTCCGGGTCGCCGGGAAGACCGTTACCGTCGGCGGGACGGCGAAGGGGAGCGGCATGATCCACCCGAACATGGGAACGATGCTCGCCTTCCTTACGACCGACGCGTCCGTCGAGCGCGAGTACCTGAACAGGACCTTTCTCGCGGCCGTCGAGCGGAGCTTCAACCGGGTAACGGTGGACGGCGACACCTCCCCCTCGGACCTCGCGCTCGTGCTTGCGAACGGAGCCTCAGGAAACGAGCCGCTGGACGCGGACCACCCGGACGCCCCCGCGTTCGCGGCGGCGGTCGAGAAGGTGTGCGTGGAGCTTGCGCGCGCGATCGCCCGCGACGGCGAGGGGGCGACGAAGCTCGTTACGGTGGTGGTGCGGGGGGCCGCGGACGAGAAGTCGGCGGCGGCGCTCGCGAAGAGCGTCGCCGGGAGCAGCCTCGTGAAGGCAGCGGTCTTCGGAGAGGACGCCAACTGGGGCCGGGCGCTGAACGCCCTGGGCTACTCGGGGGTCGCCTTCGATGTCGGGAAGGCGGCTATACGCTTCGGAGAGGTGGAGGTCTTCCGGGGCGGGGAGCCCGTCCCGCACGAGACGGCGGAGGCGAACGCGCAGCTCTCCGGCGAGGAGGTCGTTATAGAGGTCGAGCTCGGGGAGGGCGAGAGCGAGGCGACGGCCTGGGGCTGCGACCTGACGTACGGGTACGTGGAGATCAACGGGAGCTACCGGACGTGA
- the argB gene encoding acetylglutamate kinase has protein sequence MSAGTSHPPVVVKVGGGALAGGALEDLPEVLATGVPVVLVHGGGASLTRMLDALGIETEFRDGLRVTSEAALEVAEMVFAGKVNKSLVRELGGLGVPAVGLSGTDGPTLLVEPIPGLGRVGEVVEVRTKLLKAVSGAGFVPTLAPLGLGPVGDGSGAFNVNADYAAAAVADALGASDLFLLTDVDGFLEEGRLVGHLSRAEVERHLASGEAAGGMAPKLRSALKASRGGVAARILNGNAPGTLLAALEGKPVGTLVTNGSGG, from the coding sequence GTGAGCGCCGGGACCTCCCACCCGCCGGTCGTCGTCAAGGTCGGCGGCGGCGCTCTTGCGGGCGGGGCCCTCGAAGACCTCCCGGAGGTCCTTGCGACGGGCGTCCCGGTCGTGCTGGTGCACGGCGGCGGGGCGAGCCTGACGCGGATGCTCGACGCGCTCGGCATCGAGACCGAGTTCCGGGACGGCCTGCGCGTAACGAGCGAGGCGGCCCTTGAGGTTGCGGAGATGGTCTTTGCCGGGAAGGTCAACAAGTCGCTCGTTAGGGAGCTTGGCGGGCTCGGGGTCCCGGCGGTCGGACTGAGCGGCACGGACGGGCCGACGCTCCTCGTGGAGCCCATCCCGGGCCTCGGGCGCGTCGGGGAGGTCGTCGAGGTCAGGACAAAGCTCCTCAAAGCGGTCTCGGGGGCTGGCTTCGTCCCGACGCTCGCACCGCTCGGACTCGGGCCGGTCGGGGACGGTTCCGGGGCGTTCAACGTGAACGCGGACTACGCAGCGGCGGCGGTCGCGGACGCGCTCGGAGCGTCGGACCTGTTCCTTCTGACGGACGTCGACGGCTTTCTTGAGGAGGGACGGCTCGTGGGACACCTGAGCCGCGCGGAGGTCGAGCGGCACCTCGCGAGCGGCGAGGCGGCGGGCGGGATGGCCCCGAAGCTGCGGTCGGCGCTCAAGGCTTCGCGGGGCGGGGTGGCGGCGAGGATACTCAACGGCAACGCTCCAGGGACGCTCCTTGCGGCGCTGGAAGGTAAGCCGGTCGGGACACTCGTAACGAACGGAAGCGGAGGGTAG
- a CDS encoding aspartate aminotransferase family protein produces the protein MTFKNEGTDMKQVDMKNVMETYKRLPVRPVEGKGSWLVEADGTRYLDFIAGIATNSLGHAHPKLVEAVQEQAAKLMHCSNLYEVPLQAEIATMLSEATGFDKVFFCNSGAESVEAAIKLARKRAYLKSGESKHEILTFSKSFHGRTYGGLTATAQPALREGFGPMPEGFVYAEFGNLQGAQEKVGPQTAAILVEPVQGEGGINVAPEGFLEGLRELADRHDALLIFDEVQTGMGRTGHLFAFQKLGVTPDVLTSAKGLGGGFPVGAMLVNEPNAALTPGTHGSTFGGNPLAMAAVKAVLSVVNTPEFLGEVRFKAKVLKSALEDLAQRVPGAEVRGEGLLLGLDLGADLAPEFFERCLKAKLLVNLVGGRTIRLAPPLTVTRTEVRHALTTFRGCAQAVAVKVASDEYAAVAAVA, from the coding sequence ATGACTTTCAAGAACGAGGGGACGGACATGAAGCAGGTGGACATGAAGAACGTCATGGAGACGTACAAGCGGCTCCCGGTGCGCCCCGTGGAGGGGAAGGGGAGCTGGCTCGTCGAGGCCGACGGGACCCGCTACCTCGACTTTATAGCGGGGATCGCGACGAACTCCCTCGGGCACGCGCACCCGAAGCTCGTCGAGGCGGTTCAGGAGCAGGCCGCGAAGCTCATGCACTGCTCGAACCTGTACGAGGTCCCGCTTCAGGCCGAGATCGCGACGATGCTCTCGGAGGCGACGGGCTTCGACAAGGTCTTTTTCTGCAACTCCGGAGCAGAGTCGGTGGAGGCCGCGATCAAGCTCGCAAGAAAGCGCGCCTACCTGAAGAGCGGCGAATCGAAGCACGAGATCCTCACCTTCTCCAAGTCCTTTCACGGCCGGACCTACGGCGGCCTGACGGCCACGGCCCAGCCCGCGCTCCGCGAGGGCTTCGGCCCGATGCCGGAGGGCTTCGTCTACGCGGAGTTCGGGAACCTCCAGGGCGCGCAAGAGAAGGTCGGACCCCAGACGGCGGCGATACTCGTCGAGCCCGTGCAGGGCGAGGGCGGGATAAACGTCGCGCCGGAGGGCTTTCTCGAAGGACTCCGGGAGCTCGCCGACCGGCATGACGCGCTCCTTATCTTCGACGAGGTCCAGACCGGGATGGGCCGGACCGGCCACCTCTTCGCCTTCCAGAAGCTCGGCGTTACACCGGACGTGCTCACGAGCGCGAAGGGGCTCGGGGGCGGCTTCCCCGTCGGGGCGATGCTGGTGAACGAACCCAACGCCGCGCTCACGCCGGGGACGCACGGCTCGACCTTCGGCGGGAACCCGCTCGCGATGGCGGCGGTTAAGGCCGTTCTCTCGGTCGTGAACACCCCCGAGTTTCTCGGAGAGGTCCGCTTCAAGGCAAAGGTCCTGAAGAGCGCGCTCGAAGACCTCGCCCAGCGAGTTCCCGGAGCGGAGGTCCGGGGCGAGGGGCTCCTTCTCGGGCTCGACCTCGGAGCAGACCTCGCGCCGGAGTTCTTCGAGCGGTGCCTGAAGGCGAAGCTGCTCGTGAACCTCGTCGGAGGAAGAACGATCCGACTCGCGCCCCCGCTCACCGTTACAAGAACGGAGGTCCGTCACGCGCTGACGACGTTTCGAGGCTGCGCTCAGGCCGTAGCGGTCAAGGTCGCCTCCGACGAGTACGCCGCCGTTGCCGCCGTCGCCTAG
- the argF gene encoding ornithine carbamoyltransferase, which produces MTNVEAPLSPSPIAGRDCLTLAEFTASETRTIISEAVKIKAIQRSRMSYRPLRGRTLAMVFQKPSNRTRVSFEVGMYQLGGHALPLSPQEIQMGKRETPSDTGRVLARYIDAIMVRTFDHSELEELARAADVPVINGLSDTHHPCQALADLLTVHEEFGRVEGVRITYVGDGNNVAHSLALACAQTGAELTIAHPEGHAPDESVMFTAGQLGQRPTLTTDPEEAARGAQVVYTDVWASMGQESEAESRKREFAPYQVNGELMSLAADDAVFLHCLPAHRGEEVTAEVIDGPKSRVFDQAENRLHAQKSLLYLLLA; this is translated from the coding sequence ATGACCAACGTCGAAGCTCCGCTCTCGCCGTCGCCCATCGCCGGGCGCGACTGCCTGACGCTCGCGGAGTTCACCGCCTCGGAGACAAGGACGATCATCTCCGAGGCAGTGAAGATAAAGGCGATACAACGCTCGCGCATGAGCTACCGTCCGCTCCGCGGAAGGACGCTCGCGATGGTCTTCCAGAAGCCCTCGAACCGCACCCGCGTCTCTTTTGAAGTCGGGATGTACCAGCTCGGCGGGCACGCGCTCCCGCTTTCGCCGCAGGAGATCCAGATGGGAAAACGCGAGACCCCCTCTGACACGGGCCGAGTCCTCGCCCGCTACATCGACGCGATAATGGTCCGGACCTTCGACCATTCGGAGCTTGAGGAGCTCGCCCGCGCGGCCGACGTACCCGTCATAAACGGCCTCTCAGACACCCATCACCCCTGCCAGGCCCTTGCAGACCTCCTCACCGTCCACGAAGAGTTCGGCCGCGTCGAGGGCGTGAGGATCACCTACGTCGGCGACGGCAACAACGTCGCTCACTCCCTCGCCCTCGCCTGCGCCCAGACCGGGGCCGAGCTTACGATCGCCCACCCCGAAGGACACGCCCCCGACGAGTCCGTCATGTTCACCGCCGGACAGCTCGGCCAGCGCCCGACCCTCACCACCGACCCCGAGGAGGCCGCGCGCGGCGCGCAGGTCGTCTACACCGACGTCTGGGCCTCGATGGGCCAGGAGTCCGAGGCCGAGAGCAGAAAGCGGGAGTTCGCCCCCTATCAGGTAAACGGAGAGCTGATGAGCCTCGCGGCCGACGACGCCGTCTTTCTTCACTGCCTCCCCGCCCACCGGGGCGAGGAGGTAACCGCCGAGGTCATAGACGGCCCGAAGAGCCGCGTCTTCGATCAGGCCGAGAACCGCCTCCACGCCCAGAAGTCCCTGCTCTACCTCCTGCTCGCCTAG
- a CDS encoding sugar O-acetyltransferase, giving the protein MNPQEGTEKERMLRGELYKPVGDEELERDVARCQRLLREINATPAESPEGRAKLLAELLGSIGPQTEIKPPFLCDYGAHIYLGRETFINYECVILDTGRVEIGDRVQIGPGVHIYAADHPRDPAVRGTLYEFSRPVRVEDDVWIGGRTVLCPGVTVGAGSVIGAGSVVTKDVPPGVIAAGNPCRVIKPIEPEGS; this is encoded by the coding sequence ATGAACCCTCAGGAGGGCACGGAGAAGGAACGGATGCTCCGGGGTGAGCTGTACAAGCCGGTGGGAGATGAGGAACTGGAGCGGGACGTCGCCCGGTGCCAGAGGCTTCTGCGGGAGATCAACGCCACCCCGGCCGAGTCGCCGGAAGGGCGGGCGAAGCTCCTTGCGGAGCTTCTCGGCTCGATCGGGCCGCAGACCGAGATCAAGCCACCGTTTCTGTGCGACTACGGCGCGCACATCTACCTCGGGCGCGAGACTTTCATCAACTACGAGTGCGTGATCCTCGACACCGGGCGCGTGGAGATCGGCGACCGGGTCCAGATCGGCCCCGGCGTCCACATCTACGCCGCCGACCATCCGCGCGACCCGGCCGTCCGCGGCACGCTCTACGAGTTCTCCCGGCCCGTCAGGGTAGAGGACGACGTGTGGATCGGGGGCCGGACCGTTCTCTGTCCGGGCGTTACGGTCGGTGCGGGGAGCGTTATCGGGGCGGGGAGCGTAGTAACGAAAGACGTTCCGCCCGGCGTGATCGCCGCCGGAAACCCCTGCCGTGTGATCAAGCCCATCGAGCCCGAGGGGTCGTAA